A section of the Streptomyces sp. CG1 genome encodes:
- a CDS encoding gamma-glutamylcyclotransferase has product MSLYAAYAGNLDARLMAFRAPHSPLRATGWLNGWRLTFGGEQPDGEGALATIVEDPLAQVFVGLYDIAPLDEESLDRWEDVGLNLYRRVRVRVHTLDGEEAAWTYVLNGYEGGLPSARYLGEIADAAESAGAPHDYVMELRKRPC; this is encoded by the coding sequence ATGTCGCTCTATGCCGCGTACGCCGGCAATCTCGACGCGCGTCTGATGGCCTTCCGCGCGCCGCACTCCCCGCTGCGCGCCACGGGCTGGCTGAACGGCTGGCGGCTGACGTTCGGCGGCGAGCAGCCGGACGGGGAGGGCGCGCTGGCGACGATCGTCGAGGATCCGCTCGCCCAGGTCTTCGTCGGGCTGTACGACATCGCACCCCTGGACGAGGAGTCCCTCGACCGGTGGGAGGACGTCGGCCTGAACCTCTACCGCCGGGTCCGGGTGCGCGTGCACACCCTGGACGGCGAGGAGGCGGCGTGGACGTACGTCCTCAACGGCTACGAGGGCGGCCTGCCCTCGGCGCGCTACCTGGGCGAGATCGCCGACGCGGCGGAGTCCGCCGGGGCACCCCACGACTATGTGATGGAACTCCGCAAGCGCCCCTGCTGA
- a CDS encoding NAD(P)H-quinone dehydrogenase — protein sequence MGYVTRIVIIGGGPGGYEAALVAAQLGAEVTVVDCDGLGGASVLTDCVPSKTLIATAEVMTTFDSSYEELGIIVADDTPPLEQAARVVGVDLGKVNRRVKRLALAQSHDITASVTRAGARVMRGRGRLEGMQALDGSRKVVVTTADGTEETLTADAVLIATGGHPRELSDAQPDGERILNWTQVYDLTELPEELIVVGSGVTGAEFAGAYQALGSKVTLVSSRDRVLPGEDPDAAAVLEDVFRRRGMNVMARSRAQSAKRVGDRVEVTLADGRVITGSHCLMAVGAVPNSAGLGLEEAGVKLRDSGHIWTDKVSRTTAPGVYAAGDVTGIFALASVAAMQGRIAMYHFLGDAVTPLNLKTVSSNVFTDPEIATVGYTQADVDAGKIDARVVKLPLLRNPRAKMQGIRDGFVKIFCRPGTGIVVGGVVVAPRASELIHPISIAVDNNLTVEQIANAFTVYPSLSGSIAEVARQLHTRKASAEA from the coding sequence ATGGGGTACGTGACTCGGATCGTGATCATCGGTGGCGGACCCGGCGGATATGAAGCGGCCCTGGTAGCCGCGCAGCTCGGTGCGGAGGTGACCGTCGTCGACTGCGACGGTCTGGGCGGAGCGTCGGTGCTGACCGACTGCGTGCCGTCGAAGACCCTGATCGCCACGGCCGAGGTGATGACCACCTTCGACTCGTCGTACGAAGAGCTGGGCATCATCGTCGCCGACGACACGCCGCCGCTGGAGCAGGCCGCCCGGGTGGTGGGCGTGGATCTGGGGAAGGTCAACCGCCGTGTGAAGCGGCTGGCCCTCGCGCAGTCGCACGACATCACCGCCTCCGTCACGCGCGCCGGCGCCCGGGTCATGCGCGGCCGCGGACGTCTGGAGGGCATGCAGGCCCTCGACGGGTCGCGCAAGGTCGTCGTCACCACCGCCGACGGCACCGAGGAGACCCTCACCGCCGACGCCGTCCTCATCGCCACCGGTGGTCACCCGCGTGAGCTGTCCGACGCCCAGCCCGACGGCGAGCGCATCCTCAACTGGACCCAGGTCTACGACCTCACCGAGCTGCCGGAAGAGCTGATCGTGGTCGGCTCCGGTGTCACCGGTGCCGAGTTCGCCGGCGCGTACCAGGCGCTGGGGTCCAAGGTCACCCTGGTGTCGTCGCGCGACCGGGTGCTGCCCGGCGAGGACCCGGACGCCGCCGCCGTCCTCGAGGACGTCTTCCGGCGCCGTGGCATGAACGTCATGGCCCGCTCCCGCGCGCAGTCCGCCAAGCGCGTCGGCGACCGGGTCGAGGTGACGCTGGCGGACGGCCGGGTCATCACCGGCTCGCACTGTCTGATGGCCGTCGGCGCCGTCCCGAACAGCGCGGGGCTCGGCCTGGAGGAGGCCGGTGTCAAGCTGCGCGACTCGGGTCACATCTGGACCGACAAGGTCTCGCGTACGACCGCCCCGGGCGTGTACGCGGCCGGTGACGTCACGGGTATCTTCGCGCTCGCCTCCGTCGCCGCGATGCAGGGACGTATCGCCATGTACCACTTCCTCGGCGACGCGGTGACCCCGCTGAACCTGAAGACCGTCTCCTCCAACGTCTTCACGGACCCCGAGATCGCGACCGTCGGCTACACTCAGGCGGACGTGGACGCGGGCAAGATCGACGCCAGGGTCGTCAAGCTGCCCCTCCTCCGCAACCCCCGCGCCAAGATGCAGGGCATCCGGGACGGCTTCGTCAAGATCTTCTGCCGGCCGGGTACGGGCATCGTCGTCGGCGGTGTGGTCGTCGCGCCCCGCGCCTCGGAACTGATCCACCCCATCTCGATCGCCGTCGACAACAATCTGACGGTCGAACAGATCGCGAACGCGTTCACCGTGTACCCCTCCCTTTCGGGGTCGATCGCCGAGGTGGCCCGGCAGCTGCACACCCGCAAGGCGAGCGCGGAGGCCTGA
- a CDS encoding DeoR/GlpR family DNA-binding transcription regulator: protein MFAAERRQLILEMVRANGAVSLRELARVVQTSEVTVRRDVRALEAEGLLDRRHGGAVLPGGFTRESGFPQKSHLATAEKTAIADLAAGLVEEGEAIVVGAGTTTQELARRLARVPGLTVVTNSLLVAQALAHANRVEVVMTGGTLRGSNYALVGSGAEQSLQGLRVSKAFLSGSGLTAERGLSTSNMLSASVDRALVQAAAEVVVLADHTKLGTDTMFQTVPTDVITRLVTDEPPPHDDRAATELQALADQGVQIAVAGASGAPPGGEQAPARRAPLPGPRRGHVALRSGGGLEPTGAERGRVADLRRR, encoded by the coding sequence GTGTTCGCTGCTGAACGTCGCCAATTGATCCTCGAAATGGTGCGAGCGAACGGTGCCGTGTCGCTCCGTGAACTCGCCCGCGTCGTCCAGACCTCCGAAGTGACCGTACGGCGGGACGTGCGGGCACTGGAGGCAGAAGGACTCCTCGACCGCCGGCACGGCGGTGCCGTACTGCCGGGTGGATTCACACGTGAGTCGGGCTTTCCGCAGAAGTCCCATCTCGCGACCGCCGAGAAGACGGCCATCGCCGACCTCGCCGCGGGTCTCGTCGAAGAAGGCGAGGCCATCGTGGTCGGCGCGGGTACCACCACACAGGAGCTGGCCCGCCGGCTCGCCCGGGTGCCCGGTCTGACCGTCGTCACCAACTCCCTCCTGGTCGCCCAGGCGTTGGCCCATGCCAACCGGGTGGAGGTCGTGATGACCGGCGGCACCCTGCGCGGCTCCAACTACGCCCTCGTCGGCTCCGGCGCGGAGCAGTCCCTGCAGGGGCTGAGAGTGTCCAAGGCCTTCCTCTCGGGGAGCGGCCTGACCGCGGAGCGGGGTCTGTCCACGTCCAACATGCTCTCGGCGTCCGTGGACCGGGCCCTCGTCCAGGCCGCCGCCGAGGTCGTCGTCCTCGCCGACCACACCAAGCTCGGCACGGACACGATGTTCCAGACCGTACCGACGGACGTCATCACCCGCCTGGTAACCGACGAGCCCCCGCCGCACGACGACCGCGCCGCCACCGAGTTGCAGGCCCTTGCCGACCAAGGGGTGCAGATCGCCGTGGCCGGGGCGAGCGGGGCCCCTCCGGGGGGTGAGCAGGCCCCGGCGCGGCGTGCCCCACTGCCGGGGCCGCGCAGGGGGCATGTGGCGCTTCGGTCGGGGGGCGGCTTGGAGCCTACGGGGGCTGAGCGGGGGCGCGTCGCGGATCTGCGGCGCCGGTAG